In Cervus elaphus chromosome 5, mCerEla1.1, whole genome shotgun sequence, the following proteins share a genomic window:
- the LOC122693243 gene encoding translation initiation factor IF-2-like, whose product MPDSRTVTATGGAADIHYGLSWEWKSHPFQVFFVEFSNQGWNAVSHTESAKAYPLNHQGVPSFRRILDNPSQQRNPQLRRRRRETRSLAEGPFGRKPGIGLVPKAPKDAGAGIEVNPSGGPASPPHPHAPSLPRCGPSAFRLAGKPPPDTRPYEAPLSAGGGLCNTLQSGRFERVSLATLSSGKLSANSSSHRSLSPPTPHPLRSGLSSPPAPRTSSPAAAPRPSPGRCGPAGATPSWRQRAGHADSRRRFCPRTTKLQQMRNFSFTMWRMKPARESGVVAP is encoded by the exons ATGCCCGACAGCAGGACGGTGACAGCGACGGGCGGTGCCGCg GACATTCACTACGGTTTGAGTTGGGAATGGAAAAGCCAcccttttcaagtattttttgtAGAG TTCTCCAACCAAGGATGGAATGCAGTCTCCCACACTGAAAGCGCCAAGGCctatccactgaaccaccagggtgtTCCCTCCTTCAG gcggattcttgacaaTCCGAGCCAGCAGCGAAACCCACAGCTGAGGAGGAGGCGCAGGGAAACGAGGTCCTTGGCGGAGGGACCTTTCGGTAGGAAGCCCGGGATCGGTTTGGTTCCTAAAGCACCGAAGGACGCGGGCGCTGGAATTGAAGTGAACCCCTCCGGCGGCCCGGCCAGCCCTCCGCATCCAcacgccccctcccttccccgcTGTGGACCATCCGCCTTCCGCCtggcagggaagccccctccagaCACCCGACCCTACGAAGCCCCTCTCTCCGCAGGCGGAGGCCTGTGTAACACACTGCAGTCCGGCCGTTTCGAGCGAGTCAGCCTTGCGACCTTGTCTTCAGGAAAACTCTCGGCCAACAGCTCCTCTCACAGGTCCCTCTCGCCGCCCACCCCGCACCCCCTCCGGTCGGgtctctcctctcccccagcacCAAGGACGAGCTCCCCTGCCGCAGCCCCGAGGCCGTCCCCAGGGCGCTGCGGTCCCGCCGGAGCCACGCCTTCCTGGCGACAGAGGGCGGGGCATGCAGATTCGAGACGGCGCTTCTGCCCGAGAACGACGAAGCTACAGCAGATGCGGAATTTCTCTTTTACAATGTGGAGGATGAAGCCTGCTCGAGAGTCTGGTGTAGTGGCGCCATAG